One Cyclopterus lumpus isolate fCycLum1 chromosome 7, fCycLum1.pri, whole genome shotgun sequence DNA window includes the following coding sequences:
- the borcs6 gene encoding BLOC-1-related complex subunit 6 isoform X2: protein MSLSPGIGTEVPETANGVVTPVSSENGPHVPVSVKCGGSRVPCPVQASEDSGLGHTENHVHAENRVYDGEGHLDTETYNNGRTSTSLSLHTSHMTDALLPAASCTGDSEDSGSKDTDIHEASNNAEPPDAALLWDPAQQAHSKESSQRGGPATTQPTETLDGDTDSRDEDEDGEKEKQDEEDDEKNEKKWINQRAGGRTEVESSRHYSSSAPGPSTSSSSSPPPPLLPSDDIPCPPHVMAQVWVRNVRGMQDSKSLDEISQACGGGSGARLGGRGGQSEGRRATISSALELEGTVSQEGDLTHFITKNLEQKIKMSSKPSLDCSDSDCSGPIYRSRGLSRRPADIPPIDPTVLLDLQRHTQEVAHSVEMMMRSLNGTIQNMTALSVGYIQTYRDSVDSLGESVDMSIKGMYTLMARCEELDRSMQPIHTLAAQIRDIKRTLDALEAICK, encoded by the exons atGAGTCTCTCCCCTGGTATTGGCACAGAAGTGCCAGAAACGGCGAACGGGGTTGTGACACCCGTCTCTTCAGAGAACGGCCCTCATGTTCCGGTCTCGGTAAAATGTGGGGGTAGCAGAGTGCCCTGTCCTGTGCAGGCATCGGAGGACAGCGGCCTTGGACACACAGAGAACCACGTACATGCGGAAAACAGAGTTTACGATGGCGAAGGCCACTTGGACACAGAGACGTACAATAATGGTAGAACATCTACTAGTTTATCGCTGCACACTTCTCATATGACGGACGCCCTGCTCCCTGCTGCCTCCTGCACGGGAGACTCAGAAGACTCAGGCTCCAAAGACACAGACATTCACGAGGCCTCTAACAATGCTGAGCCTCCTGATGCAGCTCTGTTGTGGGACCCAGCACAGCAAGCACACTCCAAAGAGTCATCTCAGCGAGGAGGCCCTGCCACTACACAGCCGACGGAGACTTTAGATGGAGACACTGACAGTCgagatgaggatgaagatggagagaaggagaaacaggatgaggaggacgatgagaaaaatgaaaaaaagtggaTAAATCAGCGTGCAGGAGGCAGAAcagaggtggag TCTTCACGACACTACTCCTCCTCAGCCCCTGGTCCCAGcacctcgtcctcttcctctcctccacctcctcttcttccctcagACGATATCCCCTGCCCTCCCCACGTCATGGCCCAGGTCTGGGTGCGCAACGTCAGGGGGATGCAGGACAGCAAGAGTCTGGATGAAATCAGCCAAGCTTGTGGAG GTGGTTCGGGGGCACGGTTAGGGGGCAGAGGTGGCCAGTCAGAGGGCCGGAGGGCCACAATCTCCTCAGCTCTGGAGCTAGAGGGCACAGTCAGCCAGGAGGGTGACCTGACTCACTTCATCACCAAGAACCTGGAGCAGAAAATCAAAATGAGTTCCAAGCCCAGTCTGGACTGCAGTGACT CCGACTGTTCAGGTCCCATCTACCGCAGCCGAGGTTTGTCACGGAGACCAGCCGACATCCCGCCCATTGATCCAACTGTCCTATTGGATCTTCAGAGACACACCCAGGAAGTAGCGCACAGTGTGGAGATGATGATGCGGAGCCTCAATGGAACCATCCAGAAT ATGACAGCTCTGAGTGTGGGCTACATCCAGACCTACAGAGACTCCGTTGACAGCTTGGGAGAGTCTGTGGACATGAGTATAAAG GGCATGTACACTCTGATGGCTCGCTGTGAGGAGTTGGACCGTTCCATGCAGCCCATACACACCCTGGCGGCCCAGATCCGTGACATTAAACGCACCCTAGACGCTCTGGAGGCGATCTGCAAGTAA
- the si:dkey-72l14.3 gene encoding glyco_hydro_56 domain-containing protein, producing the protein MAWAEPRSRPDPKPKPKLTPHSPRTQDTFSSAIHQVQPPVVLPLLLLLAAFADLGIAGPLQPACPPLLSGQPFIIFWGIPDSSCSGRPDPRSFGMEQEGRVAVFYEDTLGNYPYFIDKDTPVNGGLPQHTRLDNHLQKTQQDLEAALPAPRYLGLGVLRWAEWVPQWSRNRERQAMYLEASRDLLKTFFPNWTPEEVEKWSQVDFEAAAQSVMTETLREVKRLRPKALWGFSPYPSCYNGDPTQTMLANYTGQCPAAEMALNDELLWLWKRCSALYPLLTLEKLQCGTSGARLHLSSQIREALRVSSLTGTASDLPVFPLVKSVYASTNTFLSQADLVSTIGESAAMGTAGVVIWGKSETKTERECQDLAEFVHKVLGPYSINVTAATRLCSASLCQGKGRCVRQNPESSVYLHLPLTSEVVEKVSEKTSLVLNPTSTIRHK; encoded by the exons ATGGCGTGGGCCGAGCCACGGTCCCGTCCAGACCCAAAGCCTAAACCAAAACTAACACCTCACAGTCCACGCACTCAGGACACTTTTTCATCAGCTATCCATCAAGTCCAGCCTCCAGTTGTACTGCCCCTCCTTCTTCTGCTGGCTGCCTTTGCTGACCTGGGTATTGCTGGTCCTCTGCAGCCGGCTTGCCCCCCTCTCCTTTCTGGACAGCCTTTCATCATCTTCTGGGGCATCCCCGACTCTTCCTGCTCAGGTCGGCCAGATCCTAGATCTTTCGGGATGGAACAGGAGGGCCGCGTGGCCGTCTTTTATGAGGACACGCTGGGGAACTACCCTTACTTTATAGACAAAGACACACCGGTCAATGGGGGGCTACCACAGCACACACGGCTGGACAACCACCTCCAGAAGACACAGCAGGACTTGGAGGCAGCTTTACCTGCCCCAAGGTACCTTGGGCTGGGGGTGCTGCGCTGGGCAGAGTGGGTCCCCCAGTGGTCAAGGAACCGAGAGAGGCAGGCGATGTATCTGGAGGCATCGAGAGACCTGCTAAAAACTTTCTTTCCTAACTGGACCCCGGAGGAGGTGGAAAAGTGGTCACAG GTGGACTTCGAAGCAGCAGCCCAATCAGTAATGACGGAAACTCTTCGAGAGGTCAAAAGGTTAAGGCCCAAAGCATTATGGGGCTTCTCCCCTTACCCCAGCTGCTACAATGGCGATCCCACCCAAACCATGTTGGCCAATTACACCGGCCAATGCCCTGCTGCGGAGATGGCCCTCAACGACGAGCTTCTGTGGCTATGGAAACGATGCTCCGCCCTGTACCCTCTGCTCACCCTGGAGAAGCTGCAG TGTGGGACCTCTGGAGCCAGGCTTCACTTGTCCAGTCAAATCAGAGAAGCACTACGAGTATCATCTCTGACTGGGACTGCGTCGGATCTTCCTGTGTTCCCATTGGTCAAGAGTGTCTATGCATCAACTAACACTTTCCTGTCACAG GCAGACCTGGTTAGCACCATAGGAGAGAGTGCTGCCATGGGAACAGCTGGAGTTGTCATCTGGGGGAAGAGTGAGACTAAGACAGAG AGAGAGTGTCAAGACCTGGCAGAGTTTGTCCACAAGGTCCTGGGACCCTACTCCATCAACGTAACCGCGGCAACTCGACTCTGCTCAGCCTCTCTCTGCCAGGGAAAGGGTCGTTGTGTCCGTCAAAATCCAGAGAGCTCCGTCTACCTCCACCTCCCACTGACGTCCGAAGTGGTGGAGAAGGTGTCGGAAAAG ACATCATTAGTCCTGAATCCCACTTCTACAATAAGACACAAATAG
- the borcs6 gene encoding BLOC-1-related complex subunit 6 isoform X1 encodes MSLSPGIGTEVPETANGVVTPVSSENGPHVPVSVKCGGSRVPCPVQASEDSGLGHTENHVHAENRVYDGEGHLDTETYNNGRTSTSLSLHTSHMTDALLPAASCTGDSEDSGSKDTDIHEASNNAEPPDAALLWDPAQQAHSKESSQRGGPATTQPTETLDGDTDSRDEDEDGEKEKQDEEDDEKNEKKWINQRAGGRTEVESSRHYSSSAPGPSTSSSSSPPPPLLPSDDIPCPPHVMAQVWVRNVRGMQDSKSLDEISQACGGGSGARLGGRGGQSEGRRATISSALELEGTVSQEGDLTHFITKNLEQKIKMSSKPSLDCSDSDCSGPIYRSRGLSRRPADIPPIDPTVLLDLQRHTQEVAHSVEMMMRSLNGTIQNMTALSVGYIQTYRDSVDSLGESVDMSIKVTLCVGVCWGEMLLVLSATVSGKCRKLQNIKSKLRVLQNMNYKCSLKKRGGGRGGIKD; translated from the exons atGAGTCTCTCCCCTGGTATTGGCACAGAAGTGCCAGAAACGGCGAACGGGGTTGTGACACCCGTCTCTTCAGAGAACGGCCCTCATGTTCCGGTCTCGGTAAAATGTGGGGGTAGCAGAGTGCCCTGTCCTGTGCAGGCATCGGAGGACAGCGGCCTTGGACACACAGAGAACCACGTACATGCGGAAAACAGAGTTTACGATGGCGAAGGCCACTTGGACACAGAGACGTACAATAATGGTAGAACATCTACTAGTTTATCGCTGCACACTTCTCATATGACGGACGCCCTGCTCCCTGCTGCCTCCTGCACGGGAGACTCAGAAGACTCAGGCTCCAAAGACACAGACATTCACGAGGCCTCTAACAATGCTGAGCCTCCTGATGCAGCTCTGTTGTGGGACCCAGCACAGCAAGCACACTCCAAAGAGTCATCTCAGCGAGGAGGCCCTGCCACTACACAGCCGACGGAGACTTTAGATGGAGACACTGACAGTCgagatgaggatgaagatggagagaaggagaaacaggatgaggaggacgatgagaaaaatgaaaaaaagtggaTAAATCAGCGTGCAGGAGGCAGAAcagaggtggag TCTTCACGACACTACTCCTCCTCAGCCCCTGGTCCCAGcacctcgtcctcttcctctcctccacctcctcttcttccctcagACGATATCCCCTGCCCTCCCCACGTCATGGCCCAGGTCTGGGTGCGCAACGTCAGGGGGATGCAGGACAGCAAGAGTCTGGATGAAATCAGCCAAGCTTGTGGAG GTGGTTCGGGGGCACGGTTAGGGGGCAGAGGTGGCCAGTCAGAGGGCCGGAGGGCCACAATCTCCTCAGCTCTGGAGCTAGAGGGCACAGTCAGCCAGGAGGGTGACCTGACTCACTTCATCACCAAGAACCTGGAGCAGAAAATCAAAATGAGTTCCAAGCCCAGTCTGGACTGCAGTGACT CCGACTGTTCAGGTCCCATCTACCGCAGCCGAGGTTTGTCACGGAGACCAGCCGACATCCCGCCCATTGATCCAACTGTCCTATTGGATCTTCAGAGACACACCCAGGAAGTAGCGCACAGTGTGGAGATGATGATGCGGAGCCTCAATGGAACCATCCAGAAT ATGACAGCTCTGAGTGTGGGCTACATCCAGACCTACAGAGACTCCGTTGACAGCTTGGGAGAGTCTGTGGACATGAGTATAAAGGTGacactgtgtgtgggtgtgtgctggggtgagatgttgttggttttgtctgCAACGgtttctgggaaatgtaggaaattACAAAACATAAAGAGCAAGTTAAGGGTGCTCCAgaacatgaattataaatgttcacttaaaaaaaggggtggggggcggggaggTATTAAAGATTGA